The Anoxybacillus flavithermus genome has a segment encoding these proteins:
- a CDS encoding cytochrome d ubiquinol oxidase subunit II, which yields MSHEMVAIIWFGLWGLIWTIYFVLDGYTLGTGMLFPFLAKNRQERNQLQEAVGPFWGGNEVWLITAGGATFAAFPAVYADLFSFLYTPMMLILFALFFRAAGLEFMHKDEAPLWQKSWKWAFTISSFALALLFGVAFANLFYGLKIGPSGYEGTFFSLLHPYGLLGGLLFISLFIVSGALWVMLKAVGEVAERAYAVARPAAIVATVILSLFFVATSNRTPLFHNFTKAPILWVVPALTFVCALLMLLFVWQKRIGLAFTNICLTIFTLMATGFIGMFPNMLPSRINDEYSTTLFEAAGSELNLKIMLGVAIVMVPIVVGYQLWSYKLFKEKITKETAKGYQ from the coding sequence ATGTCTCATGAAATGGTTGCGATCATTTGGTTTGGTCTATGGGGACTTATTTGGACGATATACTTTGTGTTAGATGGATATACGCTCGGTACAGGCATGTTGTTTCCGTTTTTAGCAAAAAACCGTCAAGAGCGAAATCAACTACAAGAAGCCGTTGGACCGTTTTGGGGTGGCAATGAAGTATGGTTAATTACAGCGGGCGGAGCTACATTTGCTGCGTTTCCAGCTGTTTACGCTGACTTATTTAGCTTCTTATATACGCCGATGATGCTCATTTTATTCGCGCTCTTTTTCCGTGCTGCTGGATTGGAATTTATGCATAAAGACGAGGCACCGCTTTGGCAAAAAAGCTGGAAATGGGCATTTACAATTAGCAGTTTTGCTTTAGCACTTTTATTTGGCGTTGCCTTTGCGAATTTGTTTTACGGCTTAAAAATTGGCCCATCTGGATATGAAGGAACGTTTTTTAGTTTGCTTCATCCGTACGGTTTGTTAGGCGGATTATTGTTTATCAGTTTATTTATCGTCTCTGGTGCTCTTTGGGTCATGCTAAAAGCGGTTGGAGAGGTAGCGGAGCGAGCGTATGCAGTCGCGCGCCCTGCTGCTATTGTTGCAACGGTCATATTATCCCTTTTCTTCGTTGCAACAAGTAATCGGACACCTTTGTTTCACAACTTTACAAAAGCACCAATTCTTTGGGTCGTTCCAGCGCTTACTTTCGTATGTGCATTACTGATGTTATTGTTCGTTTGGCAAAAGCGAATTGGACTTGCATTTACGAACATTTGCTTGACGATTTTCACACTTATGGCAACTGGTTTTATCGGCATGTTCCCAAATATGCTTCCTTCCCGTATCAACGATGAATATAGCACAACGCTTTTTGAAGCAGCAGGAAGCGAATTGAACTTAAAAATTATGCTCGGCGTCGCCATTGTCATGGTACCGATCGTAGTGGGCTATCAGCTTTGGAGTTATAAATTGTTTAAAGAAAAAATTACGAAAGAAACAGCAAAAGGATATCAATAA
- a CDS encoding 1,4-dihydroxy-2-naphthoyl-CoA synthase: protein MAIEWIKEREYEDILYETYNGIAKITINRPEVHNAFRPKTVMELIDAFAYARDDSNIGVIILTGAGGKAFCSGGDQKVRGHGGYVGDDQIPRLNVLDLQRLIRVIPKPVIAMVAGYAIGGGHVLHVVCDLTIAADNAIFGQTGPKVGSFDGGYGAGYLARIVGHKKAREIWYLCRQYNAQEALEMGLVNKVVPLEQLEEETVKWAEEILEKSPTAIRFLKAAFNADTDGLAGIQQLAGDATLLYYTTDEAKEGRDAFKEKRKPDFKQFPRFP from the coding sequence ATGGCGATTGAATGGATAAAAGAGAGGGAATATGAAGATATTTTGTACGAAACGTATAACGGCATTGCAAAAATCACAATTAATCGTCCTGAAGTACATAATGCATTTCGTCCAAAAACAGTAATGGAATTAATTGATGCGTTTGCATATGCACGTGACGACTCCAATATTGGTGTCATCATTTTAACAGGCGCAGGTGGCAAAGCGTTTTGTTCGGGTGGCGACCAAAAAGTGCGTGGACATGGTGGATATGTGGGGGACGATCAAATTCCGCGCTTAAACGTATTAGACTTGCAACGTCTAATTCGTGTCATTCCGAAGCCAGTCATTGCGATGGTTGCAGGTTATGCGATTGGCGGCGGCCACGTGTTACATGTTGTGTGTGACTTAACGATTGCAGCAGATAACGCGATTTTTGGTCAAACAGGTCCGAAAGTCGGTAGCTTTGATGGGGGATATGGAGCGGGTTATTTAGCGCGCATTGTCGGTCATAAAAAAGCGCGTGAAATTTGGTATTTATGTCGTCAATACAATGCCCAAGAGGCGCTAGAGATGGGATTAGTGAATAAAGTTGTTCCGCTTGAACAGTTAGAGGAAGAAACGGTGAAATGGGCGGAAGAAATTTTAGAAAAAAGCCCGACAGCTATTCGCTTCTTAAAGGCTGCGTTTAATGCAGATACAGATGGACTTGCAGGCATTCAACAACTTGCTGGAGATGCGACGCTTCTTTACTATACAACGGATGAAGCTAAGGAAGGACGCGATGCATTTAAAGAAAAGAGAAAACCGGACTTCAAGCAGTTCCCGCGTTTTCCATAA
- a CDS encoding 2-succinyl-6-hydroxy-2,4-cyclohexadiene-1-carboxylate synthase, with protein sequence MKFVVGGQTYYVEMYGSGQPLLLLHGFTGSCQTWHPFISTWSQHMQCIAIDILGHGRTDAPSAVQRYDIEIVAKDIATLLEQLEIKKAHVLGYSMGGRLALTFAVLYPQYVQTLILESSSPGLKTEEERMKRRKEDERLAQFIEKHGVASFVDRWENIPLFSSLQRLPKSVQQRLREERLQHTAIGLANSLRGMGTGAQPSWWGALHQLHMPTLLICGEDDEKFCRIASEMVQLLPNGTLIVVPQAGHVVHMEQRERFDTLVQQFVLRGGLLHGD encoded by the coding sequence ATGAAGTTTGTCGTTGGAGGACAAACGTATTATGTGGAAATGTACGGTAGTGGACAACCGCTGCTGTTACTACACGGATTTACAGGCAGCTGTCAAACGTGGCATCCGTTTATTTCAACGTGGAGCCAACATATGCAGTGCATCGCCATTGACATTCTCGGTCACGGACGAACGGATGCTCCTTCAGCTGTACAGCGATATGACATTGAGATCGTCGCAAAAGATATTGCTACGTTATTGGAGCAATTAGAAATAAAAAAAGCGCATGTATTAGGATATTCCATGGGGGGACGACTTGCGCTCACATTTGCCGTTCTTTATCCGCAGTATGTTCAAACGCTCATATTAGAAAGTAGCTCTCCCGGTCTAAAAACGGAAGAAGAACGAATGAAGCGAAGGAAAGAGGACGAGCGATTAGCACAATTTATTGAAAAACATGGCGTCGCTTCATTTGTCGATCGCTGGGAGAACATTCCGTTATTTTCTTCTCTTCAACGGTTACCAAAAAGTGTGCAACAACGGCTCCGAGAAGAACGGTTACAGCATACAGCGATTGGATTAGCTAACAGTTTACGTGGGATGGGGACAGGCGCACAACCTTCTTGGTGGGGGGCATTGCATCAATTACATATGCCGACATTGTTGATTTGTGGAGAAGACGATGAAAAGTTTTGTCGAATTGCGTCAGAAATGGTACAATTATTACCAAACGGAACGCTCATTGTCGTTCCGCAAGCTGGACACGTTGTGCATATGGAGCAGCGTGAGCGGTTTGATACGCTTGTTCAACAATTTGTGCTAAGAGGAGGTTTATTGCATGGCGATTGA
- a CDS encoding cytochrome ubiquinol oxidase subunit I produces the protein MSDVLLLSRFQFAITVFYHFLFVPLTIGLIVLVAWMETQHVRTKNPLYRQMADFWGKLFAINFVLGVVTGITMEFQFGTNWSEYSKYMGDIFGSPLAIEALVAFFLESTFMGIWLFGKDKISPKLRAFSIWMVALGTNISALWIITANGFMQNPVGYVERNGRIELQNFWEVVTNPYAWHMFVHTVVSCYIVGAFFVMAVSAWHLLRKQHVEFFKKSFKYGLILGLIAATATPFIGHKSASFAAKMQPAKGAALEAIWETKESLPFHIVQIPDPKNERNIVEFLTIPKLGSYFYTHSFDGKVVGFDQIPKDERPNVNIVFYSFRLMVALGLYFVALFWYGFYLYRKNKLVESQRFLKLVMYSVLLPYVAINAGWVVAEVGRQPWTVYGLMRTAEAVSPISLSQIIFSLVSLVLFYTILLIADVYLMLKYAKKGPYTSAATKGGEIQHVS, from the coding sequence ATGAGCGATGTACTTTTGTTAAGCCGTTTTCAATTTGCGATTACTGTTTTTTATCATTTTTTATTCGTCCCGTTGACTATTGGTCTTATTGTTTTAGTTGCATGGATGGAAACACAACATGTACGAACAAAAAATCCGCTTTATCGACAAATGGCAGATTTTTGGGGGAAATTGTTTGCTATTAACTTCGTTCTTGGCGTAGTCACAGGCATTACGATGGAATTTCAATTTGGTACAAACTGGTCTGAGTATTCGAAATATATGGGGGATATTTTCGGATCTCCGCTCGCCATTGAAGCGCTCGTTGCTTTCTTTTTAGAATCAACATTTATGGGCATTTGGCTATTTGGGAAGGATAAAATTTCACCAAAACTTCGTGCGTTTTCGATTTGGATGGTTGCGCTTGGCACAAACATTTCTGCGCTTTGGATTATTACAGCAAACGGCTTTATGCAAAATCCAGTTGGGTATGTTGAAAGAAACGGACGTATCGAACTGCAAAACTTTTGGGAAGTGGTAACAAATCCATATGCATGGCATATGTTCGTTCATACCGTCGTCAGCTGCTATATCGTTGGAGCGTTTTTTGTCATGGCAGTGAGCGCATGGCACTTATTACGAAAACAGCATGTCGAATTTTTCAAAAAATCGTTTAAATACGGACTCATTTTAGGATTGATCGCCGCAACAGCGACACCGTTTATTGGTCATAAATCAGCGTCGTTTGCAGCGAAAATGCAACCAGCTAAAGGAGCTGCACTTGAAGCAATTTGGGAAACAAAAGAAAGTTTACCATTTCACATTGTTCAAATCCCAGACCCCAAAAATGAGCGTAACATCGTTGAATTTTTAACGATCCCGAAGCTCGGTAGCTATTTTTATACACATTCGTTTGACGGAAAAGTCGTTGGATTTGATCAAATTCCAAAAGATGAACGTCCAAATGTTAACATCGTCTTTTATTCATTTCGTTTAATGGTGGCGCTCGGTTTATATTTTGTCGCTCTATTTTGGTACGGATTTTACTTATATCGTAAAAATAAACTAGTTGAGTCACAACGTTTCTTAAAACTTGTGATGTATTCTGTGTTACTGCCGTATGTGGCGATCAACGCTGGCTGGGTCGTTGCGGAAGTCGGACGTCAACCATGGACGGTGTATGGCTTAATGCGAACAGCCGAAGCCGTATCGCCGATATCACTTTCACAAATCATTTTCTCACTCGTCAGCCTCGTATTGTTTTATACTATCTTGCTTATTGCTGACGTGTACTTAATGTTGAAATATGCGAAAAAAGGACCGTACACATCCGCAGCTACGAAAGGTGGGGAAATACAACATGTCTCATGA
- a CDS encoding 2-succinyl-5-enolpyruvyl-6-hydroxy-3-cyclohexene-1-carboxylic-acid synthase: protein MNEMTAYVTAFVEQLAHMGVQQVVISPGSRSTPLAMVMAEHPTLNIHVHIDERSAAFFALGMAKASGEPVALVCTSGTAVANYYPAIVEAYYARVPLVVITADRPHELRDVGAPQAIDQLHMYGSYVKWFVDMALPEGNEQMLRYAEMVAARAVYVASSVPKGPVHINVPLREPLVPTIDEPLFLPSSPARIVYRGNKHLCEEMIDELYAELSGVEKGVIICGDLHIEGFSEAVVKLAEALQYPILADPLSPLRTGTHEKRYIIESYDAMLKNETFANKFVPDVVIRFGAMPVSKSLYVWLRKHKQVKQMVVDEAGQWRDPTLSLQVLIEANEVQFCYDLAQRASHSLRSSQWMSQWQYMNERAKQILLKAEEETDMFEGKIFIELANLLPDKATLYVGNSMPIRDADTFFMSSNKRIRLLANRGANGIDGVVSSALGASYVSQPLVLVIGDLSFYHDLNGLLAAKLQKLHATIIVLNNNGGGIFSFLPQANEPKHFERLFGTPTHLSFQHVVDMYNGHYEKVETWEHFRRAMMHALSRPTLNVIEVPTSREHNVKIHQKLWKDVSQEMSNLLNKGERT from the coding sequence ATGAATGAAATGACAGCGTATGTCACAGCTTTCGTTGAGCAACTAGCTCATATGGGAGTACAACAAGTAGTCATTAGCCCTGGTTCTCGCTCCACTCCTCTAGCGATGGTCATGGCTGAACATCCAACGTTAAATATTCATGTTCATATTGATGAACGTTCCGCTGCTTTTTTCGCATTGGGCATGGCGAAGGCTTCTGGAGAGCCAGTTGCTCTTGTTTGTACATCAGGGACAGCAGTAGCAAATTATTATCCAGCAATCGTTGAAGCTTATTATGCACGTGTCCCACTCGTTGTGATTACGGCTGATCGCCCTCATGAACTGCGTGATGTTGGCGCCCCACAAGCAATTGACCAGTTGCATATGTATGGTTCATATGTAAAATGGTTTGTTGATATGGCGCTTCCAGAAGGAAATGAGCAAATGCTTCGTTATGCCGAAATGGTCGCTGCTCGCGCGGTATACGTTGCATCGTCTGTCCCAAAAGGACCGGTTCATATTAACGTACCGTTGCGCGAACCACTCGTTCCAACGATCGATGAGCCGCTGTTTTTGCCATCTTCTCCAGCTCGCATCGTGTATAGAGGAAATAAGCATCTTTGTGAAGAGATGATCGATGAGTTGTATGCTGAGTTGAGCGGTGTCGAAAAAGGGGTCATTATATGCGGAGATTTGCATATCGAAGGTTTTTCTGAGGCAGTTGTGAAGTTAGCGGAAGCATTGCAATACCCTATTTTAGCAGATCCTCTCTCTCCATTGCGGACAGGTACACACGAGAAACGATATATTATTGAATCGTATGATGCGATGTTAAAAAATGAAACGTTTGCGAATAAGTTTGTTCCAGATGTTGTTATTCGGTTCGGAGCGATGCCTGTATCGAAATCGCTTTATGTTTGGTTGCGGAAGCATAAACAAGTAAAGCAAATGGTTGTCGATGAAGCGGGACAATGGCGCGATCCAACGTTGTCGCTCCAAGTACTGATAGAAGCAAATGAGGTTCAATTTTGTTATGATTTAGCTCAACGTGCTTCACATTCCCTTCGTTCGTCGCAGTGGATGAGCCAGTGGCAATATATGAATGAACGTGCAAAACAAATTTTGTTAAAAGCAGAAGAAGAGACGGATATGTTTGAAGGGAAAATATTTATTGAACTTGCCAACCTATTGCCAGACAAAGCAACACTCTACGTTGGCAACAGTATGCCTATTCGTGATGCGGATACGTTTTTTATGTCATCGAATAAACGAATTCGTTTACTCGCGAATCGAGGGGCAAATGGCATTGATGGAGTTGTATCTAGTGCCCTTGGAGCAAGTTACGTTTCTCAACCACTTGTGTTAGTGATTGGCGACTTGTCATTTTATCACGATTTAAACGGTTTGTTGGCGGCGAAATTGCAAAAGTTACATGCGACGATCATCGTACTAAACAATAACGGCGGAGGTATTTTTTCTTTCTTACCGCAAGCGAATGAACCAAAGCATTTTGAACGGTTATTTGGTACGCCGACACATTTATCATTTCAACATGTTGTCGACATGTATAATGGACATTATGAAAAAGTAGAGACGTGGGAACATTTTCGACGAGCGATGATGCACGCTCTTTCACGCCCGACATTAAACGTCATTGAAGTTCCGACATCACGTGAACATAATGTCAAAATCCATCAGAAATTGTGGAAAGATGTTTCCCAGGAAATGTCCAACTTGTTGAATAAAGGGGAACGAACATGA
- a CDS encoding DUF1540 domain-containing protein, with translation MAKDVLCEVQNCQFWSQGNRCSADAIYVVSHAGATATSSTETDCKTFQPNE, from the coding sequence GTGGCAAAAGATGTACTTTGTGAAGTGCAAAACTGTCAGTTTTGGTCGCAAGGCAATCGATGTAGTGCAGACGCAATCTATGTCGTAAGCCATGCCGGTGCAACAGCGACGAGCTCGACAGAAACAGACTGTAAAACGTTCCAACCGAACGAATAA
- a CDS encoding o-succinylbenzoate--CoA ligase: MIPNWLRQRAHLTPNRVALYDDIQAISFAELHDRTVKRARQFVYLGVKKGDIVAILMKNSIHMVEVIHALHYIGAIVLLQNVRLSMEEIKWQLDHSGARFVICDGLFPDERVIEWNEFIKLRERDGEWQTMYHLDDVATIMYTSGTTGKPKGVMQTYGNHWWSAIGSALNLGLHENDCWLAAVPFFHVSGLSILMRSVIYGMSVYIMSSFDAKRSNELILQGKVTMMSAVSTMVQQIIQQLKQPYPSSFRCMLVGGGPVSQPLLQSCAHWNIPVYQTYGMTETASQVATLPPDARHKHGSAGKPLFHMGIRIEKDGHQLNANEVGEIVVKGPSVMKGYWNNEQATAAVLKDGWLYTGDIGYMDEEGFLYVLDRRSDLIISGGENVYPAEIESVLLQHEAVKEAGVVGVADGTWGQVPCAFVVLHDVTATEEQLKQFCMNKLAKYKVPKRIYFVDHLPRNAANKLMRHKLKNWINE, from the coding sequence ATGATTCCAAATTGGTTACGTCAACGTGCACATTTAACTCCGAATCGTGTAGCGCTATACGACGACATACAAGCGATTTCATTTGCGGAACTTCATGATCGGACGGTAAAACGGGCAAGGCAATTTGTTTATCTCGGTGTAAAAAAAGGCGACATTGTAGCTATCTTAATGAAAAATAGTATACATATGGTCGAAGTCATTCATGCGCTTCATTATATCGGAGCGATTGTTTTGTTACAAAACGTACGCTTATCGATGGAAGAAATAAAGTGGCAGTTGGATCATAGTGGGGCGCGTTTCGTCATTTGTGATGGGCTATTTCCAGACGAACGAGTAATTGAATGGAATGAATTTATAAAACTCCGAGAACGAGATGGAGAATGGCAAACGATGTACCATCTTGATGATGTAGCAACTATTATGTATACATCAGGGACAACAGGAAAGCCAAAAGGAGTTATGCAAACATATGGGAATCATTGGTGGAGTGCGATTGGCTCCGCTTTAAATCTTGGCTTGCATGAAAATGATTGTTGGCTTGCGGCTGTTCCCTTTTTTCATGTTAGTGGTTTGTCGATTTTAATGCGGAGCGTCATTTATGGCATGAGTGTTTATATTATGTCATCATTTGACGCGAAACGTAGCAATGAGCTTATTTTGCAAGGGAAAGTGACGATGATGTCCGCTGTGAGCACCATGGTGCAACAAATAATTCAGCAACTCAAGCAGCCGTATCCTTCGTCATTTCGTTGTATGCTCGTTGGAGGAGGACCTGTTTCGCAACCGTTATTGCAGTCGTGTGCTCATTGGAATATACCTGTATATCAAACATATGGTATGACAGAAACTGCTTCTCAAGTGGCTACATTACCTCCAGATGCTCGTCATAAACATGGCTCAGCAGGAAAGCCGCTGTTTCATATGGGCATTCGCATTGAAAAAGACGGACACCAGCTGAATGCCAATGAAGTAGGAGAGATTGTTGTCAAAGGTCCGAGCGTCATGAAAGGATATTGGAACAATGAGCAAGCAACAGCAGCTGTGTTAAAAGACGGTTGGTTATATACCGGAGATATCGGATATATGGATGAAGAAGGGTTTTTATATGTGCTTGACCGACGTTCAGACTTAATTATTTCTGGTGGAGAAAACGTATATCCGGCTGAAATTGAATCGGTGCTTTTGCAACATGAGGCAGTAAAAGAAGCAGGTGTAGTCGGAGTTGCTGATGGAACATGGGGGCAAGTGCCGTGTGCGTTTGTCGTATTGCATGATGTAACAGCAACAGAAGAGCAATTAAAGCAGTTTTGTATGAATAAACTAGCGAAATATAAAGTGCCGAAGCGAATTTATTTCGTTGATCATTTACCGCGCAATGCGGCAAACAAACTGATGCGCCATAAGTTGAAAAACTGGATCAATGAATAA